A window of Pomacea canaliculata isolate SZHN2017 linkage group LG3, ASM307304v1, whole genome shotgun sequence contains these coding sequences:
- the LOC112560540 gene encoding uncharacterized protein PB18E9.04c-like: MIGITSVVCVIMILRAVHGSSTTPTPPSTLPPTQTPTPAPTPTTLTSTETSSSNSTSPTTTTGIPSTNGTATSPASDSSSATPTTLTPSSDTIIATATPSTTDPTNTKSGLNQQEEIAIISFAVLAITALIVAFVAIFSVRLNRAREKPQPTQIEMRHMNGNPTMPRGYSPSEYSSRISDGNASGSQRNVSFSVEPLVDS, translated from the exons ATGATTGGTATCACATCTGTGGTGTGTGTAATCATGATTCTGAGGGCAGTCCACGGAAGTTCAACTACACCAACACCTCCATCAACGTTAccaccaacacaaacaccaacaccagcaccaacaccaacaacgTTGACATCAACAGAGACATCTTCGTCAAATTCAACCTCACCAACGACCACAACTG GAATCCCAAGTACAAACGGCACAGCAACGAGTCCTGCTTCAGATAGTTCCTCCGCAACACCAACCACCCTCACACCCTCTTCAGACACAATAATAGCAACCGCGACACCATCAACGACCGATCCGACCAACACGAAAAGCGGTCTGAACCAACAGGAGGAGATCGCCATCATCTCTTTCGCAGTGCTTGCCATTACCGCCCTCATCGTGGCTTTCGTCGCCATCTTCAGCGTTCGTCTCAACCGAGCTCGCGAGAAGCCCCAGCCGACACAGATAGAGATGAGGCACATGAACGGCAATCCCACCATGCCGCGCGGATACTCGCCTTCTGAATACAGCAGCCGCATCTCTGATGGCAACGCTTCTGGCTCACAAAGAAACGTGTCCTTTTCCGTTGAACCCCTTGTGGACAGTTAG